CTTGAAACCTTCACCGGTTATGGAGGTGTGATGAACAAAAAGGTCTTGTCCGCCGTCCTGCTCGATAAAACCAAAGCCCTTCTTCTCGTTGAACCACTTCACTTTTCCTTCTGGCACAAAAATACCCTCCTTTTGTTTCATGCTTCCAGCATAAGTCTGGATTTGGTGCTTCGGCTCCATTAAAAAGCCGATTTCA
This genomic window from Deltaproteobacteria bacterium contains:
- a CDS encoding cold-shock protein — translated: MPEGKVKWFNEKKGFGFIEQDGGQDLFVHHTSITGEGFKTLSEGQKVRFEVEETSKGPKAKDVQII